Genomic segment of Arachis stenosperma cultivar V10309 chromosome 4, arast.V10309.gnm1.PFL2, whole genome shotgun sequence:
tcctatagataccaatcattctaaatttcaaaggataaagtgagatgccaaaactgttcagaagcaaaaagctactagccccacTCATCTAAATGGGACAAAGTtttattgatattgtgagatttattgtatattctcttctttttatcctattttgttttcagttgcttggggacaagcaacaatttaagtttggtgttgtgatgagcggataatttatacgctttttggcattgtttttgtgaagtttttagtatgatttagttagtttttagtatataattattagtttttatgcaaaaatcacatttctggactttactatgagtttttgtgattttctgtgatttcaggtattttctagctgaaattgagggacctgagcaaaaatctaattcaaagactgaaaaaggactgcagatgctgttggattctgacctccatgcactcgaaatagattttctggagctacagaagcccaattggcgtgcccTCAATTGCGTTGGGAAGTAGACATCTtcggctttccagcaatatataatagtttatactttgcccaagatttgatggcccaaattggcgtcAAAACACCGGTCAAAGAcccttttttggcgttaaacgctagaactggcataaaagctggagttaaatgcccaaaccggcaccagagctggcgtttaactccaagaaaagcctatgcccgtgaaagcttcaatgctcagcccaagcacacaccaagtaggccctggaagtggatttctgcatcatttacttatttctgtaaaccctaggttactagttcactataaataggaccttttactattgtattttcatctttttgatcatccttgatcttgggatcaggtctttgaacccttttCCGATCATTTCACGTTATTTGTGAGGcttggccattcggccatgacTAGacctttttcttatttattttcaacggtggagtttctacacatcttagattaaggtgtggagctctgctgttcctcatgaattaatgcaatcactactgttttctattcaattcaagtttattcttgttctaagatatccattcgctcttcaacatgatgaatgtgatgattaagtgacactcatcaccattctcacttatgaacgcgtgcctgacaacgacttccgttctacctgaaaacaagcttgaatgcatatctcttggcctcctggtcaGCGACGCATGATTGCCTCTCCCGACaatagagccttccattccgtgagatcagagtcttcgtggtataagctagaatcaattggcagcattcttgagatccgaaaagtctaaaccttgtctgtggtattccgagtaggatctgggatgggatgactgtgttGTGCTTCAAATCGTGACtgctgggcgcagtgacagtacacaaaaggatcgatggatcttattccgacacgatcaagaaccgacagatgattagccctacgtaacccgtagctagaccattttcactgagaggacggacggtagccattgacaacggtgatccgccaacatacagcttatcatggaagggagtacgcatAACTAGATGAAGGTAATAGGATagcagagattcaggaggaataaagcatctccatatgcttatctgaaattcccaccaatgaattgcataagtatctctattttatttcatgtattattcatcttttaattatcaaaaccccataaccatttgaatctgcctgactgagatttacaagatgaccacaGTTTGCTTCAAGCtgataatctctgtgggatcgacccttactcacgtaaggtattacttggacgacccaatgcacttgctggttcgCTGCACGAAGTTGTGAGAGAAGTGTGAACTCATGATTTCGTGTATCATAGGGTGAGTCTGAAGGGATACTGCATCTACCGTCCCATCATCCCAGTTCAGAATTTGGACATTAGGATCATACTCTGGCTGACCGACTTCAACTGCCAAAGTTGAGGAAGGCAGGATAACAGAGGCCTTGGCAGAAGAAACGGGACGAGGAACgacatcatcattatcatcaggGTCATAAGGGACAATCATACCATCTTTTACAATGTTATCTAAACTAAAAAGGGTAAGGTCAAGCTCCGGCGCAAGAACTCGAACCTGATCCTTCaaattctcataagcagcagtcACACTACTCACAAAATGACCCTGAAGCTTGGTGTAGTCAGATCGAGCAGATTCTAAACTGTTCCGTAACTCTACCATCTCTCTATAAGTTCggacatagctatccttgtgcTTCTGGGCCATCTTCTTAAACAGATCTGCCAGAGCCTTAGCCACTGTAACCTGAACCTTTTCACCCTCCAACTCTTTCTCCAGTTTTGCCACCTTTTTttcgagctcctccttcaaccCCTTGACCCTACCATACTccgacttggcctcctccatgaaagccTTAGTGGCATAAACTGGAACATCCTGAGCAGTTCAGAATAAGGCCGCTCCCATATGTGCCATTTTAACACTGTTTCGGGTAATGATATCCAGATGGTGAAGGATGGATACATCAGCCGTAGGCACAATACCATAAGGAGAAATTTGTTGATCGACGAACCCCACGACATCAAAATCAGTGGCATCCAAATTAAAGGGCTCAGCAGTTCTCTGCTTCTTGGGAGAAGGGCCGGCAACAGACGGAAAGGCAGCACTGGAGGTCGGCAGAGGAAGATCGGATGAGACCAACCAGACGTTAGGAGTCAGGATGACTTTTTTGGGTCCAGAAGCGTCCGAGGTCGACCTCTTCAAGGAAGCCTTAGACGACCTCTCCCCGGGAACCTTGGCCGAGAGGTTTAGGGCCGCAGTTGTCTTTTTCGcctttttaaaggccttcataGCATCATTATTTTTAACCATCTCTGAAAATATACAAAAGAAGTTGATCACTACCCAGTTAGAAAATTCTTGGTATTGAGATGGGGAGGCTGCACCAAGTTCTCTAACACAGTTACAAGAGCTTGTTCGACCTCATCCAACATCTCTCAGGAATATCTAAATACCACTACATTTTGTTGCCACTCCAAAGGAAAAGCAGGTTCATCAttctcatccagaaaaaagggacgagttccttcaacagctcggaccttgaaaaaATAGTTCTTAAATCGCGGAAGGATTCATCATACATGGAAAAAACCTAGGTGGCCTTCTTCTTAACCACACTAGGCTTTGTCagaataaaaagataaaagaggAGGGATTGGGAAGGTTAGACACCCAATTCATGACACAGCAATtggaatatttttataaaaccccaggaattaggATGGAGTTGGGACGGAGCCatgttacaagaccacaacaggTTGGTCTCAAAGGGAGTAAAAAGAAGAGTAATGTTCATCTAACTAAAAAAGAAGTCGTACGCATAGAAAAAAGGGCGATCTTCAGCAGCCCGATTGGAAAAACAAACTCTCTCTTTAGAAGTAGGGGATACAAGCTCATAGTTCTTCTCATCGCTACCATTACTCAAATCCTATGGAATTTCCTATGCTGCTCACAAAATTCAGAGTCAACCAGCAAAATACATAAAAGAACCAGAGAATCCACCTAGTCGGCCATGCCAGCAGGAACTTGGGAGGATGTTTCGACAATATTCTTACGGGAAGACATGGATCAACTATTCCTACAAAATGGAAAAAAAGGGGGGTTACTAATCAAACAGCTCGGGCAAATTGAGGAAGAATAGCTCAGACAAAAATGGATACAAACTCAAAACTATGGCATAGAGAATAtcataaataacaaaaaaggaaaccccaggacacaacccaaagtcctggggcatcctttggaggcagtaacagaGTAAGAACTAAAGCCTACAACCCGACATCTCCCAGCAAGAGAATAACCTTCTTCTCAAAACAAGCGACACTCCGAAAAGAACTTTCACAAACCAAAAAAGCTATCAAAATTACCTTTCTACAAAGAGAACTATTATACATCAACATATGCCAAAAAAGCAACATTTTTTCAGAATCAAGAAAACTCATCATTCCAAAAGCAACAAAACCGAACATGCAAGCAGAAACAGTAGCTACATGCAAAACCCTAAAAGCGTCAACTATCAAGAAATGCGACAAGATTtgtacaaaaataaagaaactcCCAGAGCACACATTATGGCAGCAATCAGATACAACAAAAACAGagaaaagattcaaacttttCAACGCAAATGCAAGCAAGATCAAAGCTTTTCATGGCCAAATAGAACTTTAAAAGGAAAGAGCgtaaaagaggaagaaagaaaaccAACTTATAGAAAAGAAGGAGACGATAAACTGATTGAAGGTTGAAAACAAGCAACCAAAACGACGCCAACAAAGATTGCCCTCTCAAGAAGACAAAAAACAAGGGGgtaaaagagaagaagagaagtcTCAGGCAGGTTAAAACGAAACAGAAGAATAGAGAGAAAAGGGGAAGTTACAGCAAAACAAAAAGTAAGTGATTAAAAATGAAAGCGAGAGGCGAAAGAAACAAAGCATTAAAGAAATTAATGAGGCATTaaaaaccctcgcacgttcccaagaGAAGGAACGTTTGTTTCAAAATTATAAGAAACAAACGAAACGCTCTGTATTCAAAGGGAAACTCTACAAAGAAGAAAAGTGACAATGCTTGAGCTCGTCTTCACCAGAGAAGGATTGATGTCCTAAAATtaaggactcgacctcaaaaaggAAGACTGtactcgagcaggggcactgttcatatcctGGGTCGAAGATGTCCCACCCAAGACGATCGACGACAagccaaccgacctcttcaggtccgaactatccgacctcttctccaAGAGCTCAGCCAAATCACCAGGAGAgcccaaaaagggcccaaacagaggaacacgacccaaatccaaaggcagcccaaagcctatagagataagggcagttcccttgaagataagatgacttcactcaaagataagataagataactatcttatctccagaaagatcattccacactattataaatacacttgAGCACCCAGGTaaaactcatactctgattctactaaaaacctgcttaatacccttgctaacttaagcatcggagtcctttgcaggtaccactgatgcacgaaaacttgtctctcaacaaatttcccatCGGCAattataccgaattgtcgtcatgtaaaaactcacaatagagtgaggtcgaatcccacagggattgattggtcgaGAAACTTTAATTAGAGGAGTGTTCTAGTCAAGCTAAGCCAAATTGAGTGAGAATTGCAAAAACTTAAATGCGGGAAAGATAAATGACATGAAATGTAAATTTGCATAATATTAAATGGGGAATTGGGGAGATGaacatgaaagtaaataacagaaagtaaagagaatgggtaagatcagagatgggggattcattgggcttaggagatgttgcattctctggatcaagttcatcttcatctctttcgcaatcaatgcattcattgatctccttggcaatcttaggtgactgggtcccaattccttggcaacccaatctctctaagcttgaagaGATAAggtttggtcactgattataccacacaccttcatagatcaaagtattggtaggattacatgtcacgaTATCCATCCAACTcccaacctaatccaatgtgagaaagcaattctagcatgatctcctcattcctcttccaaggctcagaggagatacaattatggagagtttcttttccaagataactaaccAATTGGTTGAAGACCGAAAGCTTTCTagcaaaatcaagagaaaagaaagaggaagaagaatgaaaactataattgatccatcaaattacaacaaagctccctaacccaatgaaaagggtttagttgttcatagctccgGGAATGGAATGGGTAAAAGAAAAGTGCATTGTAAAGTAACTAGAAATTGcagaaaaagtaaatatacagagtgtaGCTCCTAATAATGCCAAGCTcctttctagttcaaaactactcctatatatactactcttctaaTCTTCTAGTTAGGTCtccaagtcttggatatgggcctttgatctttagttgaagcagttacaatcctCAGTGGGCTTATCTTTACTTGCAAAAAGAGAGTGAGTCAGGCATGGTATGCAGTTAGTcaggacgttagtggtgttgACGTTAAGTGTGAATTCTAGTTCGAagacgttagtgacactaactttgtcactaacgtcccAACCTATTTGAGTTACGTTAACTCCaatgttagtggcactaacgtgatcACTAATGTAGCATTTCCATCCTTTGCTAGCGTTATTGACGTTAACTTTGCAAATAACGCTGCTCCTTGTCCTTTTCTCCCACGTTAATggtccacgttagtgtaactaacgtggccctTAACGCAGGCATGCCAAGACTCgagggcgttagtgacactaactttgtcactaagGCTACAAAATGCCccctcttccacgttagtgcTCACGTTAATTGCAttaacgtggccattaacgtgggtatgttgccatctccaatgttagtgacaaagttagtgtcactatCGTTGGCTCCTCATTCCTTGCTCCACGTTAACTCCtacgttagtggcattaacgtggccactaacatAGGTGAACTTGGCATgatccaatgttagtgacaacgTTAGCGATCCTCTATTGTTCTAcattagagctcacgttaatggcattaacgtggctcttaacgtggatGTTTTTGGCCTTTGCAACATTAGTAGTGTTAACttcaccactaacgttggagcttccTTCTCTTTCCACGTTAGTTCCTACGTTAATGTAACTAAAGTGGCAACTAATATGGGTTGTGATGGCTTTCGAGGGCGTTAGTGGTGATAaatttaccactaacgttgcaaGCTTGCTCCCTTTCcatgttagtggtcacgttaatgaTACTAACGTGGCTGCTAACGTGGTTATTCtatgcttcctttgtcctgaaatcaaacaaacaagGTGCATCAAAGCTTTGTTCCAGGTCATAGGATCTTGCACTAAATAAATTGgcattcaattcatgcattattctcatgaaatcatgtaaagttcacaatgttttcttaaatcaagatgtaagtgtatattcatccaaaacttgcatattacctaagaaaatgcatgaaactatctaaaaaaagtaaagaaatggctagtgaaactggccaaaatgccctggcatcacaacacctaacttaaagcttgcttgtccctaagtaAGTACTGAAACATAAGGATGTTGActgaaagaataagaaaaacaaGTCCTTATTATAGAAGTTAGGTCCTTGGTTCACggagtttcatgcatagcaactcaGGTTCATGCCTTTGTTGGTTTCCAGGTCCTTATCATGCCCTTGAATACTCACTTCATATCCTATGAGATCCTTATTCCTTGATcatttccctttttttttcaggGTTTACTGCTTTCTTAGGCTAAGTGCTTTGTGAGGAGGCAACTATTTAAGATAAGCTTtaagccaacactcccgaaccagttggttcaaggtgctaggtatTGAAACACCCCTAAGGACCTACTCCCTCAGGTCTCTCCTCCACACATACACACCATAGGcatatggtttgttattttctttcttgaagccttggtgtccagcacctctttgggttactaagtgcttTATGGcaaggttgctcttgatagtggattttcaattgataatctcgggttagttaacccaggTTACCAAGTGATAGAGCACTCCtaagaacctattcatccaagcagatcaTTTGCACAAGAGCACCATagacacatgcctcaagattcaaacccttggtgcctagccttatttcctgttctttttcctttctttttcacactctaacttttctttttctttttcttattaggatcttgttatTTAGCTAGTCTCATAGGATGTGCTTCAAGTACATGATTCAAAACACATAATTGCCCCTTATACCTTGCtagtgaaccaacttagctagtCACTTAACACACCATAAATATTGGGACTTTTCTTCATAAAATGAACTCAACTCTTATTTCTTTCATAACATTTCTTTTCATTCATCTTAAAAGACAAGCATACAATTTAAGCAAGGTGAAGATGCAACAGGGAACTTAGACTAGCACATATAGACTTAAGAAAAGAAATCTTAAAGGCAGAATTGAAAATTCCTAAGCTACTATGGAGGCATgatctatttcatacatgatttttcttatttagacttgaaagagagaagaagaaggaactccaccaccttttgCTCACTAGGGATGCTAATGTTGATGcatggaaacttgtctctcaacaaattttccttcggcaagtataccgaattatcgtcaagtaaaactcactatagagtgaggtcgaatcccacaaagattgattggtcaagcaactttagttggaagaatatgctagttgagctaaacagaattgagattgagatgcagaaatttaaattactagaaattaaatagcagaaattaaagtgcagaatcttaaatggggaattggggtaatgctcataaaagtaaatggcagaaattaaagggaatgggtaagatcagaaatgggaagatgttgcaattctccggatcaaattcattctcatctcttcctcaatcaatgcattcattgatctccttggcaatcttaagtgattggattccAATTCTTTGGTAATCCAGTCtatcaaatcttgatcaatagccaatttcttggtcaatttctcatgagaagagatgaagtatggtcactgattataccacatacatttcccaaatcaagtattggtaggattatagtcacatatccatccaaacccaaattggtccagcatgagaaagcatttctagcatgatctcttcattcctcttccaaggttccgaagagatccaattatggagagtttcttttccaagacaactaaccaattgaattaagattgaaagctttctagtactAAATTCCAATCAGGTGGGGTGATGATAGGAGTTGAGGATAGCttcttttttaagttttcaaatgCTAGCATGCACttctcatcaaagataaatggtgtatCAGACATTAGGAGATTGCTTAAGGGCTtggccatttttgaaaaatctttaataaaccttctatagaagccagcatgtcccaaaaagctcctaattgccttgacatcacttggtggaggtaatttttcaattagcTCCACCTTAGCTCTTTCTACCTCAATGCCTTGGAGAAACTTTATGGCCAAGGACTAATCCATCTgtcaccatgaagtgacatttttcccaattcaaGACCAAGTTGGTCtcttgacatctttttaatacCAAGGCAAGATGGTTTAGGCAATTAAGAAAGGAGTCTCcgaatactgagaagtcatccatgaaaacttcaatgaaCTTCTCTATCATATTTGATAATATGGAAAGCATGCAGCgttgaaaagttgcaggtgcattacttAACCAAAATGGCATGcgcctgtaggcaaacactccaTATAGGCaggtgaatgatgttttctcttggtctcttggatcaaccactatttggttatatcctgaataaccatctagaaaacaataatatgcaTGTCCTGCAAGTCTTTCCAACATCTGATCCATGAAAGGAAGTGGTaaatgatcttttcttgtggcttcattgagctttctgtagtcaatacacatcctccatcctGTGACAGTTCTTGTCGGGATTAGCTCATTTCTTTCGTTGGGTACCATAGTGATTCCTCCTTTCTTGGGGACCACTTGAACTGGACTGACCCATTGGCTATCTGAAATTGGGTAGATTACTCCTCCCTGCCATAACTTCATGACTTCTTTCTGAACTACTTCCTTCATAGTTGGATTCAACCTTCTTTGGGGCTGAATGGAAGGTTTGGCATCCTCTTCCAGAAGTATCTTATGCCAGAagtatcttatgcatgcatatggctgAACTAATTCCCTTCAAGTCAGCAAGTGTCCATCCAATGGCATCCTTATGCTTTTGCAAGACTTGAAGCAACTTTTCCTCTTGTTCTTGGCTGAGGGCTGAGTTTATGATCACTAAATaacttttattttctcctaagtatgcatacttgagagTGGGTGGCAGTGCCTTCAGCTCAAGTTTGGGTACTTCTTTTCCTTCATCTTTCCCTTATAGTGTGCTTGGAACATGCATTTCAGCGGCTGCAGCCTCTTTGCTTGAtgctaattcttcttcttctgttaACTCCTCAAGTTCTTCTTCAAGTGTTTCTTGCACCAAAGCCTCCACCGAGTCCAACCTCATACATTCTCCCAATGAGTTGTGTGGGTAACTCATGGCCTTAAACACATTGAATATCATTTTCTCCTCATGTAATCTAAGGACAAGTTcacctttttggacatcaacgATGGCTCCGGTAATGGCCAAGAATAGCCTTCCCAGGATGATGGAAGTCTTAGCTCCTTCCTCCATGTCTAATACTACGAAATCTGCTGGAAAGATGAAGtctcccaccttcaccaacAAGTCTTCTACTATTCTGTGGGGAAACTTAAATGATCTGTCTGCTAGTTGCAGGGCCATTCTTATTGGTTTAGCTACCTCAATCTTCCTTTTTTTCATCATTGCTAAGGACATCAGATTTTTGCTAGCTCCTAGATTGCATAAATCCTTTTCCACTGTGATTTCCCCTATGATACAAGGGATTTGGAAGCTCCCAGGATCCTTCAATTTCTGGGGCAATTTGTGTTGGatgatggcactgcattcttcgGTGAGTACCATAGTCTCATTGTTcttccaacttctcttctttgTTATCAattccttcaagaacttggcgtAAAGTTGTATTTGCTCTATTGCTTCAGCAAAGGGTATGTTGATTtgtagtttcttgaagatttccaaGAATCTTGAGAATTGGTTATCCTCTCCCTTCTTCTTTAACTGCAGCTGCTGGGTGTATGGAGCTTTTGAGAGGCATGGTTTGAGCGCTTCTCCTTCTTGA
This window contains:
- the LOC130975003 gene encoding uncharacterized protein LOC130975003, yielding MGQEGTRISTLKSHQEGEALKPCLSKAPYTQQLQLKKKGEDNQFSRFLEIFKKLQINIPFAEAIEQIQLYAKFLKELITKKRSWKNNETMVLTEECSAIIQHKLPQKLKDPGSFQIPCIIGEITVEKDLCNLGASKNLMSLAMMKKRKIEVAKPIRMALQLADRSFKFPHRIVEDLLVKVGDFIFPADFVVLDMEEGAKTSIILGRLFLAITGAIVDVQKGELVLRLHEEKMIFNVFKAMSYPHNSLGECMRLDSVEALVQETLEEELEELTEEEELASSKEAAAAEMHVPSTL